The window TGCAAAGGCAATGTAGGGAAGTAATCTTTGTAATCTTTACCGTTTACGGTAATGGCACCGCTACCTGCAGTAAGGTAAATGCGGGCAACGGCTGTTTTTCTTCTGCCTGAAGTGTTAGTTGTTGGCATTTCTTTCTCTTTTTAAATTAAAAATTAAATGGCTTTTGGGTTTTGTGCTGCATGCGGGTGCTCTGCGCCTGCATAAACATGCAGATTACCATACAATGCACGGCCCAAACGATTTTTAGGTAACATACCACGTACCGCTTTTTCAATTATGCGTGTTGGATGTTTTGCCATTAACTCCTTAGGAGAAATGAAACGCTGACCACCTGGGTAACCAGTGTAAGAAACATACTGCTTTTCGCTGAATTTGTTTCCGGTCAGTTTTACCTTGTCTGCATTGATAACAATAACGTTATCGCCGCAGTCTACGTTCGGGGTGAACTCTGGCTTGTGTTTTCCACGGATCATCATCGCGATCTTAGAAGACAAGCGCCCCAAAATCTCGCCTTGTGCGTCAACAACAACCCATTGTTTGTTAACGGTTTTTTTGTTGGCTGAGACAGTTTTGTAACTTAACGTATTCACTTGCTTTAAATTAAATTAATTGAACTTTAATAATACCCCGCTTTTTCGGGACTGCAAAGATACGCCTATTTGTTTAATTTACAAGTGGGTGAATGGGAAAAAGTTAAAATTGTTGCGGGTGCGGATTGTTGTGTTGTTAAAAGGGGTGAGGAAGTTAAATTAAAGTGTTTTTGATATTCTCACCAACGTCATTGCGAGGAACGAAGCAATCTCTAAGGAGGAGAGTAAACCATCTATTAAATACAAATGCGAGTTATCGGTGAAGTCATCCCCAAATCTGTGAAATCCCCAAAATACTCTCATTTTACAATCCCCAACCAAATCCTTATTTTGCAAAACCAATTGCTAAACTTTTTCTTATATCTATTATATATGATCACCATAAACAACTATGCCGAGTTTGAGGCGCACCTTGGCCAGGTATTGGGCACATCGCCCTGGCATATTATTACCCAGCAGCAGATCAGTCAATTTGCCGAGGCTACTATAGATCACCAGTGGATACACACCGACCCTGAACGCGCCGCTACCGAAAGCCCGTTTAAGGCCACAATTGCCCATGGCTATTTAACCGTCTCGCTGCTCCCTTACTTTTGGAACCAGATAGCTGATGTGCGTAACTTAAAAATGCAGATAAACTATAGTATAGAAAATATCAGGTTTGCACAAGCGGTTGTGGTTAACAGTAAGGTGCGGCTGATAGCCAAGCTTAATGCCATAGTAAACCTTAGGGGTATTACCAAAGCTACCATAGGGGTAATCATGGAAATTGAAGGCGAGAAAAAACCGGCCTACACTGGCGAAGTGGTGTTCCTATATCATTTTAATGACTAACAGATTTCTTCCGGACTTCGGGACTTCCCGCCTTTCCGACTTCCAGACTAATTTTTACCTTTGTCCCATATAACCAGGTAAAACTGCATGAGCGAAAAAATATTGGTAATAGGTGCTAACGGGCAAATTGGTACCGAATTGGTTACCGCCCTCAGGGCTGTTCATGGCGCGGGGCAGGTTATCGCCTCGGACATTAATAACCCGGCTTATGCTATCCGCAACAGCGGGCCTTTTGAATTTGTAAATGTGCTGGATAAAGATAACCTGCACCACATATTCCATAAGCATCAGCCTACACAGGTTTATTTGTTAGCCGCCATATTATCGGCAGTAGGCGAGCAAAAACCGAAGATGGCCTGGGATCTGAACATGACCGGCCTTATACATGTGCTTGATTTAGCTGTAGAGTTTAATGTAGCCAAAGTTTTTTGGCCAAGCAGTATTGCCGTTTTTGGCCCGCATTCGCCACAGTATAACACCCCGCAGTATTGCGTGATGGATCCAAACACGGTTTATGGTTTCAGCAAATTAGCCGGCGAGCGCTGGTGTGAATATTATAATACCAAATATGGGCTTGATGTGCGCAGCTTACGGTATCCCGGCCTGATTGGCTGGCGGGCAAATCCGGGCGGCGGCACTACCGATTACGCGGTACATATTTTTCATGAAGCATTGAAGCATGGCAAGTATGAGAGTTTCCTTTCGGCTGATACCGCCTTACCAATGATGTATATGGATGATGCCATCCGTGCTACATTAACCTTAATGGACGCCCCTGCTGAAAAATTGAGTATTCGCAGTAGCTATAACCTGGCAGGGATTAGCTTTACACCAAAGGAACTGGCAGCCCTGATAAAGGATCGCATACCAAACTTTGAGATAAGCTACGCCGATAGCGACCCGCGCCAGGCTATTGCCGATAGCTGGCCTAAATCGATAGATGACAGCCAGGCCACGATAGATTGGGGCTGGAAAATTGAATATGATCTGCCCAAAATGGTGGATGATATGCTGGCGAACCTGAAGAAAATACTATAAGCTGAAAGCGAAAAGACCAAAGCTTAAAGCCGAATATAAACAATTATTATATTTTTGCGGTTGATGGTGCCATTAACTATGGACCATCAACTATGAACTAAGAAACATGGGAAGAGCATTCGAATTCCGTAAAGAGAGAAAATTTAAGCGCTGGGCCAAAATGGCGGTGCAGTTTACCCGTTTGGGTAAAGAAATTGTAATGGCCGTAAAAGCCGGTGGCGGCGATGTAAATACTAACTCGCGCCTGCGTACTGCGGTGCAGAACGCCAAGGCAGTTAACATGCCTAAAGACCGTGTGGAGGCCGCCATAAAACGCGCCACCAACCGCGATGAGAAAGATTACGAAGAACTGGTATATGAAGGCTATGCGCCGCATGGCGTGGCTGTATTGGTTGAAACCGCTACTGATAACACCAACCGCACTGTAGCCAACGTACGTAGTTACTTTACTAAATATGGCGGTGCGCTGGGTAAAACCGGCTCGCTCGATTTTATTTTTACCCGCAAAGCCGTGTTTACTTTTGACCCTGGTGACCGCGACCTGGAAGAACTGGAGTTTGAATTAATAGACGCTGGTTTAGAAGACCTGTTTGTGGAGGCCGATGAAGCAGGAAACGATATAGCCGTTATCCACACCGCTTTTGAAGATTTTGGTAAAATGCAAAAAGCCTTGGAAGAGATCGGTATCGAAACCAAATCGGCTAAACTTGAACGTGTGCCACAATCATTCCATGAAGTTACGGAAGAGCAGGCAGTTGATATTATGAAGCTAATTGACAGGCTTGAAGAAGACGATGACGTGCAGGCGGTATATCATAATATGGCCGAGTAGCACATATTATTAGGCATCCTAACGGATATCTTGCACAAGATATCCGTTACTAAATCGGCAGATTTATTGCTTAGTTAGCCTCAAATTCCATCTTAATAGTTATAGAACCTGTTTTAAAACGGTTTGATGTATTGAATGCGCCACCATAGCTATAATCCTCATTGCTGTTTTTCCCTGTGATCTGAAAAACGCCCATAGTTGCTTTCTTTAATTTACCTAATGAACTGCCGGCATTTTTAGCAATTGTTTCCGCGCGTGTTTTAGCATCGGCGCTGGCCTGGCCTAACAGTTCCATCTTTACCTGCTTTAGCTTGGTATTGTAAAACAAAGGTGCTGACGAATTGAATTCGATACCGCTTTGAATGAGTTCAGTTGCTTCGCGCGAAATATGGTCCACCTTATCTATATTTGATGATTCTACACTAACGGTTTGCGTTAAGTTGTAACCATCAAACTCTTGTCCAATATTTCTACCATTTCCATCTAACCGGGGAGCAAACGATTTAGTAATTACCACTGCAGAAAAAACCATTTCATTAACAGATACCCCTTTTTTAAGCAGGTAATTCCGAATGGAATTTTCATCGGTTTTTAACTCGGCATAAGCAGTTTTTAAGTCCATGGATTTGCGCGAATATGATCCGTTCCATACAATCAAATCGCTATTGAAATCTTTTTCAGCAAGCCCGGTCACAACAATGGTTTCCATAGTTGTTGAACGATACTTATAGGCATGGGCAATAATAGCGAAAGACACAATTGCGGCAACGCCGATGATAATTGCGGTAATTACAGGTTTCATTTGGGGTGGGGGTTATATTGATTTAAATATAACCTTTTTCAAACAAATAGTATAATCAAAAAGACATTCCCTGCATATAGGATTGCAGCAGTATGGTGGCCGATACGGTATCTACCAAACCTTTATCCTGCCGATCTTTTTTATTGCGTCCGCTGGCCAGGATGGCTGCCGAAGCCATTTTTGATGTGAAACGTTCATCCAGCATGGAGATGTGGATATCCGGGAACTGCTTCTTCAGCAAATTAACAAATCCCTTTACATGCTGTGCCGATTGCGAGGGCGTGTTATCCATTTGTTTTGGTTCGCCCACTATAAAGCGTTCAATCTGCTCGGTTTGCATGTATTTTTTCAAATACGCTATAATATCGTTAGGGTGTATGGTATCCAGTCCGGTGGCAATAATTTGCAGCGGATCTGTTACGGCTATGCCGATGCGTTTGGTGCCGTAATCGAAGGCCATTAACCTTGCCATCAATTGAGAGATATGAAATTTGAGATTTGAGATAGAAGCATCATACAAAGGTAATTATTCTGTCATGGATAGTATCAATGTAAACACACTTGTCTCAAATCTTAAATCTAACAACTCAAATTTCCACACCAATTACTATCTTGCACCAATGCAGTTTAAAGAAATAGTTGGACAGGCAGCGGTAAAGCAAAGGCTCATTGCTTCGGTAACGGAGAACCGGGTAAGTCATGCACAATTATTTTTAGGGCCGGAGGGCTCGGGTAATTTACCGCTGGCAGTGGCCTATGCGCAGTATGTATCGTGCGAAGACCGCCAGCCTGACGATTCCTGCGGGGCATGTGCATCGTGCCGTAAATATCAAAAACTGGCCCACCCCGATCTGCATTTCTCGTACCCGTTCTTTGCTAAGCACAAAGATGATACCGCGCTTACATTTATTGAACAATGGCGTGAAGCGTTGCTGGCCAATCCATATGTAAGCCTTGATACCTGGCGCGGGTACCTGGATGCCGAAAATAAACAAGCTAATATTAATATCGCCGAATGCCATCAGATCATCAAAAAGCTGAGCCTGAAGCCATTCGAATCGATTTATAAAGTACTGATACTTTGGTTACCCGAATACCTGGACAAAGAAGGGAACTCGCTGCTGAAGATCATAGAAGAGCCCCAGCCCAACACCCTGTTTTTATTAGTGGCGCAAAACCAGGACCAAATACTGAATACCATCCTCTCGCGCACGCAACTGATAAAGATCCCGTCGCTGGAATATAACGATATTAAAGACTATTTAACCTACCATCAGGGGCAGACCCAGCATGCAGCCGAAGAGATTGCCTACCTGAGCAATGGCAACATGACGGAAGCG of the Mucilaginibacter boryungensis genome contains:
- the rplM gene encoding 50S ribosomal protein L13 yields the protein MNTLSYKTVSANKKTVNKQWVVVDAQGEILGRLSSKIAMMIRGKHKPEFTPNVDCGDNVIVINADKVKLTGNKFSEKQYVSYTGYPGGQRFISPKELMAKHPTRIIEKAVRGMLPKNRLGRALYGNLHVYAGAEHPHAAQNPKAI
- a CDS encoding MaoC family dehydratase, whose product is MITINNYAEFEAHLGQVLGTSPWHIITQQQISQFAEATIDHQWIHTDPERAATESPFKATIAHGYLTVSLLPYFWNQIADVRNLKMQINYSIENIRFAQAVVVNSKVRLIAKLNAIVNLRGITKATIGVIMEIEGEKKPAYTGEVVFLYHFND
- a CDS encoding NAD-dependent epimerase/dehydratase family protein — its product is MSEKILVIGANGQIGTELVTALRAVHGAGQVIASDINNPAYAIRNSGPFEFVNVLDKDNLHHIFHKHQPTQVYLLAAILSAVGEQKPKMAWDLNMTGLIHVLDLAVEFNVAKVFWPSSIAVFGPHSPQYNTPQYCVMDPNTVYGFSKLAGERWCEYYNTKYGLDVRSLRYPGLIGWRANPGGGTTDYAVHIFHEALKHGKYESFLSADTALPMMYMDDAIRATLTLMDAPAEKLSIRSSYNLAGISFTPKELAALIKDRIPNFEISYADSDPRQAIADSWPKSIDDSQATIDWGWKIEYDLPKMVDDMLANLKKIL
- a CDS encoding YebC/PmpR family DNA-binding transcriptional regulator, with the protein product MGRAFEFRKERKFKRWAKMAVQFTRLGKEIVMAVKAGGGDVNTNSRLRTAVQNAKAVNMPKDRVEAAIKRATNRDEKDYEELVYEGYAPHGVAVLVETATDNTNRTVANVRSYFTKYGGALGKTGSLDFIFTRKAVFTFDPGDRDLEELEFELIDAGLEDLFVEADEAGNDIAVIHTAFEDFGKMQKALEEIGIETKSAKLERVPQSFHEVTEEQAVDIMKLIDRLEEDDDVQAVYHNMAE
- a CDS encoding SIMPL domain-containing protein; translated protein: MKPVITAIIIGVAAIVSFAIIAHAYKYRSTTMETIVVTGLAEKDFNSDLIVWNGSYSRKSMDLKTAYAELKTDENSIRNYLLKKGVSVNEMVFSAVVITKSFAPRLDGNGRNIGQEFDGYNLTQTVSVESSNIDKVDHISREATELIQSGIEFNSSAPLFYNTKLKQVKMELLGQASADAKTRAETIAKNAGSSLGKLKKATMGVFQITGKNSNEDYSYGGAFNTSNRFKTGSITIKMEFEAN
- the ruvX gene encoding Holliday junction resolvase RuvX, with protein sequence MARLMAFDYGTKRIGIAVTDPLQIIATGLDTIHPNDIIAYLKKYMQTEQIERFIVGEPKQMDNTPSQSAQHVKGFVNLLKKQFPDIHISMLDERFTSKMASAAILASGRNKKDRQDKGLVDTVSATILLQSYMQGMSF
- a CDS encoding DNA polymerase III subunit, translating into MQFKEIVGQAAVKQRLIASVTENRVSHAQLFLGPEGSGNLPLAVAYAQYVSCEDRQPDDSCGACASCRKYQKLAHPDLHFSYPFFAKHKDDTALTFIEQWREALLANPYVSLDTWRGYLDAENKQANINIAECHQIIKKLSLKPFESIYKVLILWLPEYLDKEGNSLLKIIEEPQPNTLFLLVAQNQDQILNTILSRTQLIKIPSLEYNDIKDYLTYHQGQTQHAAEEIAYLSNGNMTEALSMINQEGSNYHQLFVKWLRMCFGNKGSEVVSFTDQLAKLGRENQKNFLKYGISFIRECCLLLAGAGNLVHLPAAELETAQKMIGVMNMAQAEAISAELEKAHYHVERNANPKILFLDVSLQIIKILFFKTFPQGAQYIPS